In Chiloscyllium plagiosum isolate BGI_BamShark_2017 chromosome 1, ASM401019v2, whole genome shotgun sequence, the sequence TTAGTGTAGATACTTATACAATGCaactagggaaggaaatctaagATTTTGACCATGTGGAagcatttccaagtcaagatggtgactgGTTTGAAGAGGAACTTGGATGTGGTAGGATTTCAATGTACCAAATGCTCTTGGTCTTTGGGATGTTAGTTGTCGGGGGTTTGGAAGGCACGAAGGAGACTTAGTGAATTTCTATGATTTATGTTGCAGATGGtgtacattgctgccactgtgcatcaatgACAGAGAGACGGAATGCTTGTGGACGTGTTTCCAATCGAGCGAGCTGCTTTAATCCAgctggtgtcaagctccttgagtgttgttgaaaccGTActgatccagacaagtggggagtattcaatcatactcctgacttgtgccttatcgatggtggacaagctttggagagTCGAGAGTGGCACATTTGCCACCATATTCCTAGCCCCTCATTTGCTTTTGTAGTCACAGTACTTAatttggctagtccagttcattttcttgTCAATAGTaaatcccaggatattgacagtgagggatttggtaatggtaataccattaaaCATCAATGTCAGAGTGTGGgagttgcattttttttgttggagatggttgctgtctggcatttgtgtggtacaaatgttatcTGCttcttgtcagtccaagcctggatatgtccaagtcttgctacatttaaatatggactgcttcagtttcagAGGAAaactgaccttataatggaggtgaggtcgttgatgaagcagcagaagatggttgggtcaCGCACACTACTCAGAGGAACTCTGGCACTGATATGCTACAACTGCTCCCTTCTAGATTCTTGGGCTATATAGGGAGCAAGAAGTAACCTTTCCAATCATGGTAAATGACACCTTTACAAAACTCTCAGATACAAAGAGAATGAAGATAAAACATTGCCTACTTTTCTACCAGGACCATAGTGCAACAAACCATagggaatataaaagtaggtATGTAAATACACAGGTACTAGAACAAAGTTAGAAATAGACAACCATTTTAGCTAAGGAATGATATATtagtattggaggcagtcctgagaaggttcattaggctgataTGATGCATTTGGTTCCCCTTGATTTTCAGCAAGGGAATTGTtatttccccccagccccaccccacctccctatttatctctcagtcgtCTTCCACCTCCAATTCccgataaagggcttatgcctgaaatgtcgactctcctgctcctcagatgctgcctgaccagctgtgtttttccattgccacacttttcaattctgactctccggcatctgcagtcctcactttctcctgataccaTGTACGGAGAGACTATCTTATGACCCTATCAGGTTCTCtaagaattttatatgcttcaataaactcacttctcattcttctatagtCTAACAAGTCTAAaagtgtggtactagaaaagtacagctggtcaggcaacatctggggagcaggagagtcaacatttcgagcacaagctcttcatcaggaatgacagggatgaggaagaatttattctctcaaagggtagtgaatctgtggaatatttCAGCACAGGAGGCTGTTGAGTTTGAGacaaacacatttttaatcattagtagaatcaagggatatggagaaataggcaggaaagtggagctgaaaaatatcaaatctgcactgaactCATTGCTTGGCAAAACACTGTCCTATTTCTTACCTGGCCTTGCAGTGTAGCTCAGAAAGGATGTATTGCACAATTTTGGCTTTTCACTTTGGAAGCCTACTAAGGTGGAATTTCCTGGCCACAGAGGAAATGGGGGATCCATCGCAATCCCCTGAGAATGAGGATCAGGAACATTGGCTGAAAGAAACATCAGTGAGACCATGCTACCTACTGTAACGTGCAAGATGCCAGTCAGTCCCtatctgaattaaattaaaatcccttggatgctgaaaatcagaaataaaaacaggcgttggagaaactgagcagcttctgcaggaaaagagagaaacagaatggcATGATGCTAGAACTCTCCCGGGAGGTCACGTGTTGGCGGGAAGGGGGCGGGGCAATTCCATCTGCGGCCCCAGCGTTGGGTAACCAAGTGCGCAGGCGCTGCCGGGCGAGCGGGCTGGGAAAAGGGGTGGTAGTGGAGCCAGCTATTTCCGCACAGGCGCAGTGGGGCCGCGCGGAGTTTTGAATTCGATGGCGGGTAAAGTGGCGGCGCGAGAAGGGATCACTCTGAAAGGGAGCGCGAGCATCGTATCTGAGTTCTTCAGTGAGTTACCGGGGTAACCGGGACGGGACCGCGGGGGGAGAGGAGGGGAGGCCCTGGCCAGAACCTCCACAGACACAGGATCCCCCCTGGGCCCGGGGTCAGGACCGGGCCGTTCGTGCAGTGTGGAGCGGGATGGCGGTGTCTCAGCCAATTGCATCCTCAGTCCTATCCTCGGCCCTGGTTAATGTTGagctttttgtttttgtaaagaaTATAGGTCTATGTTTGACGAGTCTGAGCTTCCCCGTCGCTTAACTGCGCGACTGTCGTCTTCCCCACGCCCGAGTTCCCTTTATAATTCTCGGCAAAACTAAATGAAGTACAAAACAACACTTGTGCTAAATGCTATTGAAATATCAAGCCACAAAGCATTTACAGGCAGCAGGTTGTTTTGGAGCTGTAGTAGGTAAACGCTGCAAGCTGTGATGCTAGGTTGTCTGCACAGGGCGTTGTTTCCAAAAGTAGACGTTTTGGTTATGAATGTGGTTTATGTTTCATATAACTTAAGTAATTATCTGTTAAAGTTTTTGCACGCTTACTGGTAGACCCATTTCATTGGGGAAGGGCATGATTAGCAAAACAACACTATTTGTAGTTATCTAGTAATATTGGATAACTTTAATCTAGATTATAGACTGTGCAAATCTTATCACTAATAATACTGACTGATGAATCTTTGCAACGTGTgctaggtttttttaaaaagactattGAGGAACGGTTGTCCAAGATTTGGTACTGTGCAGTCAGACGAGGTTGATTTAATATGGTGTAATTGTTCTGAAAGCTAAAATAGCTCTGGTCTCCTCAGTTTACAGATGGGGGCGCAACATGTGCAAATGTGTTTGGTGTACTGTGATTTTATTTTCCAGTGCTGTAGAGAATTAatagtcatacagcgtggaaacagactctttagccGAACTTGCCTGCACCAACCAGATACCGCAATCTGACCCTAGTCCATTTGCTGCATATCCTGCTAAACCTGTCCTAattatttgccttttaaatgttgtaattctacctgcctccaccacttccactgggtgCTTCTTCCATACACtccccaccctctgtgaaaagttacctctcaggttctcaaaatctttcccctctcaacttaaaattatgccctttagttttgggcACCCCCAAACAAGGAGAAAgagcttgactattcaccctatccatgcccctcatggttttataaacccctataatgTGACCCCTGAGTCTGTAACGCTCTGGGGGAGAatgccctggcctattcagcctgtccctataactggagccctccagtcctgacaatatccttgtcaatctttttttacaccttctccaatttaacaacttgggaggtaatggcctagtggtatgatccttcaactgttaatccagaaacccagacaatgttctggggatccgggtttgaatcctgccatggcagaggttggaatttgaattcaattaaaaaatctggcattaagagAATGAAATATTGCTGAATTAATAGTTTAGAAGTCAGTCTAAAATGCTGTTTCAGTACCAAATGTAATACTCTGATCGATCCTGGGCTGGATTTGTTGCCCTTGAGTTTTATCTTTTCTATGCCCATGTTGATCTATTGTCAATTAGCagaaaaacctatttggttcgctaatgtcctttaggggaggaaagtgccatccttacctggtctggcctacatgtgactccaggcccacagcgatgtgattgactcttaactgcaattagggtgagcaataaatgctggccttgccatagACACCTTCACTCCATGAGCgaatttaaaaatagaattctTCCTACAGAAGGGTGAcgagaattgtatgcagtattctaaaagtggcctcaccaatgtcctgtacagccgcaacatctaTTCTTCCAGTATTGAAAAACTTTATTGAAAATCAACTACAAATGAGAATTGCAGGTTGAGAGGGATGTACTGTCAACATATTAAAAAATATACCCAGTCTGACATAGATTAACATTGGCATAGAACAAATAAAGCTCAAAGGTAACAAATCTAACCCAGATTTGATCACAGTATGACATTTGGAGTTGAGACATTGGTCTAGTCTGACTTCTGAACTATTCATTCAGTGCTGATACTTAACAGTTGTCTCTACAATGCTGCCCCTCTGAGATTTTTATACTTCCTGTTGTGCCATCTTTGAAAATGGCTACTGCTTTCTGTTGCTTGCAAATGATCTTAACTTATTATTTGCACACAAACGTTTTGGCAGTGCAAAGAGCTTATCATTTGAATAATTCGCACCCTTGTAATTAATCTTGAGGGGTCCTTTTATTGTCGAGAAAAGTGACTCTAATGTGAGAATTCTTTTATTAGTTTGCAAAGTGAAGTACTCCACTCTGAAAACCAGTATGGAATCTAAAGAAAGGAAACTACAAAGATATTAGGGTTGAGCTAACTGTAATTGCTTACCATACATGATGGTGACTAGGTAATTGGTAATTACTAggtaatttgtgggcggcacggcggcacagtggttagcactgctgcctcacggcgccggagacccgggttcaattcccgcctcaggcaactgactgtgtggagtttgcacgttctccccgtgtctgcgtgggtttcctccgggtgctccggtttcctcccacaatccaaagatgtgcaggtcaggtgaattggccatgctaaattgcccgtagtgttaggtaaggggtgaacgtgggggtatgggtgggttgcgcttcggtggatcggtgtggacttgttgggccgaagggcctgtttccacactgtaatgtaatgtaatattaaaggaaCAAACTAATGCATTCCACCTCTCAGGAACCAAAAGAAAGCTCAACCATTGCTAACAAAGTAAGTTAAGGATAGTATTTAAATCCAAAGAGGAATGTAAAAAGTTGCTAGAAAATGTAGCAAATATAAGGTTTGGGAGGATTTTAGAATTCTACAAAGGAGGACCTAGAGATTGATTTTTAAGGGGTAGAGGGGGAGTAATAGAATGAGAGTAAAAATACAAGCAGCAAAGAAGCTTTTACAGTATGACTATTTAAAATGTGAAAAGGATTGGTAAAGGCAACTGTACGCTCCTGACAGTCTGAGATGGGGAATGACAACcaaggaaatagcagagaaaTTAAGCaactacagaaattgctggagaagctcagcaggtcgagcagcatctgtgggaagaaagtagagttaatgttttgagtctggtgactctacAGAGCATGCTGTTCATGagcttctctagcaatttctgttttaattgcaGACCTCTAGCATCTACAGCTCTGTTTTTTTCAGTTAAGCAACATAAAACAACTACTTTAGTTCTAACTTTATAGAAGAAAGAACAAATAAGTTCATAGAAATATTAGAAAAGCTATTCGCAATTTATATCACTTGTCAGGATGTCGCTTGTGACTCTTTATAGGCCACTGCAATGCTGTTTAGTCATATGTTGCAATCAGCTAACAAACTatacaaaaatattaaaataatatagCAGTGGCCCAAATTAAGAGTGTAGAAATCGGATTATGTTTCAAGGGTGTTAGGTTTAAACTTAAATTGTTTTTTGTGTATTTCACAATATTGGTCCTTTCAGTTACACATTTATCTTTTAAGTCAGGAGGTTTGAGGGCTTAAGCACAAAACTTGACGACTTAATCCAAATTGCACTACACCAATACCATGCAGACATTTACTGCGTGGTCCAACTATTCCAATCAGGGTTTGAAATTCTATTTCCATCCCCGTTCATCTTAATATTTACCTGCTTATCTTTAACATAGAGATCTAAAGCCATTGGCGTCCTGTATGAATCTGTCCAAACATCTGTGCTCCCAGCAGTAAggaaaataataattaaaaaccACACCTCCTGGTGTAGCATCACTGCCATGGTCTGGTATCTAAGTGTCCAGCAATACAGCTTACCACTGGCAGCTCCGtaataagataaggatgcatgtaCCTGGTTTAGGATAAGTGTTTAGGATAATTGGGGTCAGTGGGTTGTCAATTCTTAGGGAAGTGTCTTGGCTGACAGATGGGAGGGGACATCAGGTCTGGGATTAAGATTGTAAAGGAGGTTTGAATATGGCCCACCAGATGGGAGTGTGGTTTGAGGCTGTCAGATTGCAGAAGTGGACAGCATGTGGCTTCCAGATGTGTGAGATTGGCGGGAGGAAAAGGAAGCTGCATCTTAAATTCGGGTCAGTGAGAGTATGTATTTTGTTCCAGCAGGATTGCAGAGCGGTAAACGATGTAGTGTGGGGTAGTGGTGCAGTGGGAACTTAAGGGCGTTCAGTAGTAGTTTAAGTGGAAGTTACATTTTTAATCTTCTTTTGCTCCCAAGTTGGGATCCTCCAAATTCTCCCCTTTAAATGGGTCCTTCAGAGGGCTCCAGACATGGGAATTGCCCTAAAGAAGTTTAGTTTCCTCAGCAATTTCCACAGTCCGAGGATTCCACATGGTCCTGATCAGCAACTCCCGGTTTACACCATTCCAATAACTTGGGCTATTTGAATGTCTGAGCCTCCACTCCTTTAAACCAATTTAAGTGAATGTTAACGATCCTACATTTATGGAAAAGAAGTAAGGTGTTATCCTGACTCATTTCCCTAGCCATAGTTATCGCCACAAAACAATTAACTGACCTTCGTTTTATCACATCTTAAAACATTATTTACAAAACTGCTGCCTTTGGGTGGAAAGCCACAGCACTTCACAGTACTTTATTGTATCTGCTTTTCAGTGTTTCCGAGATTTGATAAGTTACTGTTTAAATGGCAGTATTACTTTCTTTAGCCTTGGTTCAATGAAACGACCCTTTATCTCTGGATTGTATCTAACTAAAACTGCTGACTTGTTATGACGATAGCCTTTCCTCATTACACAGAAGACACAGTGCACAAACCGTCCATTAGGCCTTACAGCTCTTAGTATTTATGCTGAAGTTAAGATTCCTGTCACCCATGTTTTCTTTGTCCCTTGTACTTAACTGGCTTAAGTATTCCAATCGTTTCATGTAGCAGTTTGGACGTTCTAACTATTGTAAGcagaaaaaatgtttcttttaaaattccagattgtGTGTTAATGTCTTTATGCTATTGCAACATAAATCGCCTTTACATCTTTTTCTTTCCCCCCGTCCTAACACTAATTTTCCTTGGCagaagtggctcagtggttagctctgcagcCTCATTGTGTCAGGGATCCAGAatagattccagcctctggcaactgcctgtgtggagttggaATCTTCTCCCTATATCGGTGcacgtttcctccgggtgctccactttccacaatccaatgatgtgctggttaggtggattggccatgcggaATGCAAGATTATAGGGTTAGAGTAGGGAGCTGgttctgggtgtgatgctctttggacagtcggtgtggactcaatgggccaaatggcctgctgccacactgttTAGAATCTATGATTCTGAAAAATCTGTTTCCAAGTGAAGCTGACAGTTCAGATATGCATTTTAATCTGTTTTgtgtttgaaatatttgtttaggatttGCTCTCTATTTACCTAGTGCCCAGTGGCCTTGGGATAACCTGCTGTACTATCAGTCTGGTCTGATACTATAGCCAACTGTACTGTTAGTCATCTTCACTCTTGTTTAATTATCACTTTTACGATTCCTAGTTaagggaaaaatgttttcagtCACTTGTAGTGTATTCTGTGCAAGAATATTGTGACATCTGTCAGGGAATGCATTTTtggatttaattttaataattgtaTTACTGTAATATTGTAAACAGTAATATTGTTTATTAACCTGAACTCGAACATCGGTTTTTTTCTTCAGTAAATACATTGTcaatcaatgttttgttttagattatgGGATCAATAGCATTTTGTACCAACGTGGAATCTATCCACCAGAATCTTTCTCACGTGTACAGAAGTATGGCCTTACAATGCTTGTTACAACAGATCCCATCCTCAACAACTACTTAAAAAATGTGGTTGGCCAGCTAAAAGGTATTGATTTGTTTGATTTCAATTTCACTTTGCATAATTTTGAGCATTTGATATTTGTAAGACTTTTTCACGAGTAGACCAGCTCTGGTATAtagtcataattttaaaattgatatttATCTTGACCTTTTTTAATTTTGGTAGTCATTGGTAAAATAATTTTGGGAGGCTGTTCTCCACATTCTGGCTTCACTGAATAGCGTTGACCTgaagccataagaccataagacataggagtggaagtaaggccattcggcccatcgagtccactccgccattcaatcatggctgatgcgcatttcagctccacttaccagcgttctccccgtagcccttaattcctctagacaacaagaatctatcaatctcggccttgaagacatttagcgtcccggcttccactgcactccgtggcaatgaattccacaggcccaccactctctggctgaagaaatgtctccgcatttctgttctgaaatgaccccctctaattctaaggctgtgtccacgggtcctagtctccacgtttaactgaaacaatttcctagcaaccaccttttccaagccatgtattattttgtacgtctctactaagtctccccttaatcttctaaactcaaacgaatacaatcccagtatcctcagccgttcctcatatgttagacctaactGCATATCTCCCCAACCCTTTCCAGCTCTTAACTTCACTTTATGCCCCTATTGATCCGGGCATAAACTGCAagcaactgcacgcaatatttcgggggaaccgaatgaacaaatgaaataaacgactggagaaagccacagaaacctgtcgtttccaataaaacatcttttgctcAATCCTGCGCTGTGCACTTATCCTGAGCCCGATGCTCCAGTAATCTCTTGTccgtgtcagtaaaagctgctccacgaggattaattacagaacaggtgcatctaaatggattgaattgcttgaagatgTAGACCATGGGATTGagcactttcacccaaaacagtgactgcagcagtacagaatgaacagtgcaaatgtgagtattatattgcgcagtacctcagtgaaatgggagggtggACGTTTAGGCAAGTTAGttcttgtgggagggagaggttACTCCGAtaaagggtggttatgatatgtgaaacgcaaagatgtgagacagcgggtgtttgaagaaggaaactgaTCACCACGAAGAGTATTTTTATGTAAAAAATAGATTGATTTTCCCAGCGTTTGCTAAGCACATATTACATGGAGTAAAACGGGAAAAATGCCGATTGCTGTGACAGTGATTCGAGCAGAACTTGCTGTGTTTACAATGCCAAGGAAGAACCATTTCATGATACTGGTGCCACATGGAAAATCACGATGCAAAAAGCAATAAGGATCATGGCAGAGATTATGCCAGGAACAGAACCACTCGCACAAAGGAATACTTgtgaaacagtgactgagatgtgggaactcagattcgGTTGAATCTTTCACTTCTGTGTCCCGAGACACTGTAGTGATTGCAACACTGAGGTTGTCGGATATTACGTTTGCGAGATATCTACAAAACTTCAAATGATCGCAAAGGTCGTTACTGTAATCGAGACCTCAGAAAATTAACTGGTATATCTGATGTGGTGATTAGGCTCACGTTCACGTCAGTTATGCTGAAGAATTGGATACGAAATtcatcagatcagcagtgataACATTGAATGACTGACCAGTCAGAGTgtgaatggaagcttcatgagGACATATNNNNNNNNNNNNNNNNNNNNNNNNNNNNNNNNNNNNNNNNNNNNNNNNNNNNNNNNNNNNNNNNNNNNNNNNNNNNNNNNNNNNNNNNNNNNNNNNNNNNNNNNNNNNNNNNNNNNNNNNNNNNNNNNNNNNNNNNNNNNNNNNNNNNNNNNNNNNNNNNNNNNNNNNNNNNNNNNNNNNNNNNNNNNNNNNNNNNNNNNNNNNNNNNNNNNNNNNNNNNNNNNNNNNNNNNNNNNNNNNNNNNNNNNNNNNNNNNNNNNNNNNNNNNNNNNNNNNNNNNNNNNNNNNNNNNNNNNNNNNNNNNNNNNNNNNNNNNNNNNNNNNNNNNNNNNNNNNNNNNNNNNNNNNNNNNNNNNNNNNNNNNNNNNNNNNNNNNNNNNNNNNNNNNNNNNNNNNNNNNNNNNNNNNNNNNNNNNNNNNNNNNNNNNNNNNNNNNNNNNNNNNNNNNNNNNNNNNNNNNNNNNNNNNNNNNNNNNNNNNNNNNNNNNNNNNNNNNNNNNNNNNNNNNNNNNNNNNNNNNNNNNNNNNNNNNNNNNNNNNNNNNNNNNNNNNNNNNNNNNNNNNNNNNNNNNNNNNNNNNNNNNNNNNNNNNNNNNNNNNNNNNNNNNNNNNNNNNNNNNNNNNNNNNNNNNNNNNNNNNNNNNNNNNNNNNNNNNNNNNNNNNNNNNNNNNNNNNNNNNNNNNNNNNNNNNNNNNNNNNNNNNNNNNNNNNNNNNNNNNNNNNNNNNNNNNNNNNNNNNNNNNNNNNNNNNNNNNNNNNNNNNNNNNNNNNNNNNNNNNNNNNNNNNNNNNNNNNNNNNNNNNNNNNNNNNNNNNNNNNNNNNNNNNNNNNNNNNNNNNNNNNNNNNNNNNNNNNNNNNNNNNNNNNNNNNNNNNNNNNNNNNNNNNNNNctctgcttccagtctattttcgtcagttcctctctcatgccctcataattacctttattcaactgtaacaccattacatccgattttgccttctccctttcaaactccagactgaactctaccatattatggtcgctacttcctaagggttcccttattttaagatcttttatagagtctggttcattgcaaagcactaggtccagaatagcctgctctcttgtgggctccatgacaagctgttccaaaagccatcctgtaagcattccatgaattccctttctttggatccactggcaacattatttacccagtccacctgcatattgaagtctcccatgatcaatgtaaccttgcctttctgacatgccttctctatttcccggtacatgttgtgtccctggtcctgaccactgttagggggtctatacacaactccaattatgttttttttttgcctttgtggttcctcaattccacccacacagactccacatcatccgacgctatgtcattcaataccatagatttaattttgttcttaactaacaaggcaaccccacccctctgcccactctctgtcttttcgataagttgaaaaaccatggaggtttaactgccagtcctgacccccctgtaaccaagtctctgtgaagCCAGTTGGACACTCTACCTCCTGAGTCTGGGTTATGAATTAATTCCATACTCCCAGAGATTCTTTGTGCAGCACTGTTGGCGATGGTGTCTTTCAGAATGTACGTCAATGGGTCCATGCTCCCCCTCATGAAAGGTTCCAAAACGCTATTTTGAAACAACAGAAGAGTTGTCTTTGTCCTAGCCAATGAAAAGAACCAGATGGTAGTCCATTTTACTGGCTCTTTGCATGTTACAATTGTGCATATGTCTGGTGCTTAGAGATGTAAAGGAGTTAACAAGAGAAAAGGAGATGGACTGACTGAAGCAACAAATAATCTGAAGAATGTTTGTTTTCTGGGATGACACGGTTAAGGGAAGATTTGACTAGTATTGGCTGATACTcctagtttagaagaatgggaggtgatttaattgaagttAAAGATTCTGAAGGGATTGACACAGCCTGTCCAGCTGCTAAATTTTGAAACTAGAGGGTATTCTGGGTTTCTTTCACTTGGAGttgtgaatccttggaattctcCATTATGAAGAGCAGAGGTATTCAGTTGCAActtgtattcaaggctgagatttaaTAGGTATTTGATCTTGAAATGTAAAAATCTGAGGATCAAGCAAGAAAATGGAATTGACTTGAAAATCCACCCTGATTTTTCCTGAATGCTGAAGCAGGCTCAAATATGTATGACTGCTCCCTATTTGGTATGTCataaaagctggagaaactctggtctggtaacatctgtgcaATGAGAAAGTGTGTTAATGTTTGGAGTGAAGTATGTCTCTTCAGAGTGGTTCTGAAGGCAAGTCATGTCAaatccaacttttttttttctccacaaataCCGTGTGTATCTCTGTCACTTATGCTTTTACTTCCAATTTCTGGCGTTTGCcctttttgtttctgttcttgtctttctatcattttaaaatttcttgtgAAATAAGTGATGTAGCAGATGTTTGGactggagagaatgcaaaatAAGTTTAAGCTAGTGTTAGCGAAAACACAATTTGGCAGATGGCCTAAGACTAGAAATCTGCTAATCTGATGAGGAAGGCATTTCTCTTTAGCAATGGCAAATATTTAAATCACAAAAGATGTGCTATAATCATAGAAATTATTTATTCAGCTTGAGGTCTGAAAATTTCAGATTCTTTCAGCAATGGATGCAATTCAGTATTGTATTTCAATCAAAGGTTGTATTGAATTAATTATGTGTATTCAAAAGATGTGGCTCAATTACTGTTTTCTCCTTTAGTGTTTATCTTCAATGTTTTTATGTTTTCAGATTGGTTATGTAACCATTTTGTTCAAAGGCTGGTGGTGGTCATCAACAGCATTGAAACTAATGAGGTGCTGGAAAGATGGCAGTTTGACATTGAGTGTGACAAAACCATGACTGATAACAGGTAAGTAACCCTGAGAAGTATTGATTTTTGAGACTGCACACATGCTGGTCAAACAACATGCACAACTCAAACACCATGTTTAAAATTGCTATCTCTAGAAtcacttttttttcaattcaataGTAATAGATCTATCTAGACCTAGTCAATGTCATTTTGAGAAAGACTAGTGATTGGATTCTTCATAAttgctttgctttgctttttACTTTTTGTATAATGCACCCCTCAAATACACACCAATCCAAGTATGATCTGTAAACTGACTTCTGAAGGACCTAGCAGAATAGTTGTAATACTTTGTCAGGCAATTATGCATAGAAGTGGCAGGCGTAAAAGCAGTGACATTTCTTGAATGTGTTGCTGTATGGTGTCACTTTAATATTGAAATCACTAATAAATACAGCACCTGGGATCTGGGTTCCATTCCACACTTGGATGCCTGTGTCCACATGGGTTCCCACTAGGTGCTCCGGTTACttcccccagtccaaaaatgtgcaagttaaatggattggccatgctaaattgcccatgatgttctgggatgtgtagattaTGTGCATTAGCTGTGGGAAttgcagggatacagggaaaggatagggataggatgctctttggagcatcagtgtggacttgttggctgaatggcctgtttccacactggattctatga encodes:
- the mad2l1 gene encoding mitotic spindle assembly checkpoint protein MAD2A isoform X1, with protein sequence MMLELSREVTCWREGGGAIPSAAPALDYGINSILYQRGIYPPESFSRVQKYGLTMLVTTDPILNNYLKNVVGQLKDWLCNHFVQRLVVVINSIETNEVLERWQFDIECDKTMTDNSQPREKSEKAIQDEIRSVIRQITATVTFLPLLDTACSFDLLVYTDKDLEVPEKWEESGPQFINNSEEVRLRSFTTTIHKVNSMVAYKKIDSF
- the mad2l1 gene encoding mitotic spindle assembly checkpoint protein MAD2A isoform X2 → MAGKVAAREGITLKGSASIVSEFFNYGINSILYQRGIYPPESFSRVQKYGLTMLVTTDPILNNYLKNVVGQLKDWLCNHFVQRLVVVINSIETNEVLERWQFDIECDKTMTDNSQPREKSEKAIQDEIRSVIRQITATVTFLPLLDTACSFDLLVYTDKDLEVPEKWEESGPQFINNSEEVRLRSFTTTIHKVNSMVAYKKIDSF